One Salvia splendens isolate huo1 chromosome 12, SspV2, whole genome shotgun sequence genomic window carries:
- the LOC121758720 gene encoding MADS-box transcription factor 23-like, with translation MGRGKIVIRRIDDMTSRQVTFSKRRNGLLKKAKELAILCDAEVALIIFSSTGKLYDFGSTASMKSVIERYNKAKEEPHRLVNSISEVKYWQSEVNMLRQQLQKLQENHRLLLGEGLNDLNVKDLQNLENQLEMSLRAVRMRKDHILIDQIEELNQKANLVHQENSDLQKKVTVIRQENMDLNKKVYGTRDATGADTNSFMTEGLCIRDDPDASICLQLCQPQQTIQEATKSERISRPKFEFICQGSYMQIST, from the exons ATGGGGAGAGGGAAGATAGTGATAAGGAGGATCGACGATATGACGAGCAGGCAGGTGACGTTTTCGAAGCGGAGGAATGGATTGCTGAAGAAGGCGAAGGAGCTCGCGATTTTGTGCGATGCGGAGGTCGCGCTCATCATCTTCTCCAGCACCGGTAAATTGTACGATTTCGGAAGCACAGCCAG TATGAAGTCGGTGATTGAAAGGTACAACAAAGCAAAAGAGGAACCTCACCGGTTGGTGAATTCAATTTCTGAAGTCAAG TATTGGCAAAGTGAAGTTAATATGCTGAGGCAACAATTACAGAAATTGCAAGAAAACCACCG GTTGTTACTTGGCGAGGGGCTTAATGATTTAAATGTCAAGGACCTACAGAACTTAGAAAACCAGCTGGAGATGAGTCTACGGGCTGTCCGAATGAGGAAG GACCATATCTTAATAGATCAGATTGAAGAGCTTAATCAGAAG GCGAACCTGGTCCACCAAGAAAATTCAGACTTGCAGAAGAAGGTAACAGTAATTCGCCAAGAAAACATGGATTTGAATAAGAAG GTGTATGGAACAAGAGATGCAACTGGAGCAGACACTAATTCATTCATGACTGAAGGATTATGCATCAGAGACGACCCAGATGCAAGTATATGCCTCCAGCTTTGCCAGCCACAACAAACAATTCAAGAGGCTACAAAGTCAGA GAGAATCTCAAGACCAAAGTTCGAGTTTATATGCCAAGGTTCATATATGCAGATTTCAACATGA